One region of Haloprofundus salilacus genomic DNA includes:
- a CDS encoding 2'-5' RNA ligase family protein, whose amino-acid sequence MSYSLNVLVPGTVERLATELYPRLTAFDRIRDRHTLVVKRFENRSYDRLRETLRTPLANEPPFEVRVTGIDAFETPVRGDGPVVYLTVESPGLLALHERLVDRFGAIEGLEGDEYVPHVTLARGGSPSAVEVLRDAELDPVMWTVSELCVWSAEYREVAGTIPLRG is encoded by the coding sequence GTGAGCTACAGCCTCAACGTCCTCGTGCCGGGGACCGTCGAACGGCTGGCGACCGAGCTCTACCCCCGGTTGACGGCGTTCGACAGGATTCGCGACAGACACACGCTCGTCGTCAAACGCTTCGAGAACCGGTCGTACGACCGCCTCCGTGAGACGCTCCGGACACCGCTAGCGAACGAACCCCCGTTCGAGGTGCGCGTCACGGGAATCGACGCCTTCGAGACGCCGGTCCGAGGAGACGGACCCGTCGTCTACCTCACCGTCGAGAGTCCCGGCCTTCTCGCGCTTCACGAGCGACTCGTCGACCGGTTCGGCGCGATAGAGGGGTTGGAAGGAGACGAGTACGTCCCGCACGTGACGCTCGCTCGCGGTGGCTCTCCGTCCGCCGTCGAGGTGCTTCGAGACGCGGAGCTCGACCCGGTGATGTGGACCGTCTCGGAACTCTGTGTCTGGAGCGCCGAGTATCGGGAAGTCGCGGGGACGATTCCGCTTCGGGGTTGA
- a CDS encoding DUF7554 family protein has protein sequence MSRSRAELDVEDLLKVVLVLVVVWLVLEIVGTALGIVGGLLGPLQPLLGLAVVALILLWFFDRL, from the coding sequence ATGAGTCGTAGCCGCGCAGAACTCGACGTTGAAGACCTCTTGAAAGTCGTCTTGGTCCTCGTCGTCGTCTGGTTGGTGCTCGAAATCGTCGGAACGGCGCTGGGTATCGTCGGCGGACTGCTCGGCCCGCTCCAGCCCTTGCTGGGTCTCGCTGTCGTCGCGCTCATCCTGCTCTGGTTCTTCGACCGGCTCTGA
- a CDS encoding SPFH domain-containing protein, with product MALTLVPITPATIVGLLVLALAVATLVSTVEIVQAYEKRALTVFGEYRKLLEPGLNVVPPFVSRAYRFDMRTRIIDVPRQEAITEDNSPVTADAVVYIRVMDAKKAFLEVEDYRTATSNLAQTTLRAVLGDMELDETLSRRAEINARIREELDEPTDEWGIRVESVEVREVKPSAEVQGAMEQQTAAERRRRAMILEAQGERRSAVEKAEGEKQSNIIRAQGKKQSQILEAQGDAISTVLRAKSAESMGERAIIDKGMDTLSEIGTSPSTTFVLPQELTSLVGRYGKQLSGSDVSEPTPRLDSQSFDEETREMLGLDDVEEILDDIGNGDREQIVEVVPEETERN from the coding sequence GTGGCACTCACGCTCGTCCCCATCACGCCGGCGACCATCGTGGGTCTGCTGGTTCTCGCGCTCGCCGTCGCGACGCTCGTCAGCACCGTCGAAATTGTGCAGGCGTACGAGAAGCGCGCGCTGACGGTGTTCGGCGAGTACCGCAAACTGCTCGAACCCGGTCTCAACGTCGTCCCGCCGTTCGTCTCGCGGGCGTACCGCTTCGACATGCGGACGCGCATCATCGACGTCCCTCGGCAGGAAGCCATCACGGAGGACAACTCGCCCGTAACCGCCGACGCCGTCGTCTACATCCGCGTGATGGACGCGAAGAAAGCCTTCTTGGAAGTCGAAGATTACAGGACCGCCACCTCGAACCTCGCGCAGACGACGCTTCGCGCCGTGCTCGGCGACATGGAACTCGACGAGACGCTGTCCCGACGCGCCGAAATCAACGCGCGAATCCGCGAGGAACTCGACGAACCCACCGACGAGTGGGGCATCCGCGTCGAGAGCGTCGAGGTGCGTGAGGTGAAACCGAGCGCCGAAGTCCAGGGGGCGATGGAGCAGCAGACCGCCGCCGAGCGCCGTCGCCGGGCGATGATTCTCGAAGCCCAGGGTGAGCGGCGCAGCGCCGTCGAGAAGGCGGAGGGGGAAAAGCAGTCGAACATCATCCGCGCGCAGGGCAAGAAGCAGAGTCAGATTCTGGAGGCGCAGGGCGACGCGATCTCGACGGTGCTCCGGGCGAAGTCCGCCGAGTCGATGGGCGAGCGCGCAATCATCGACAAGGGGATGGATACGCTCTCGGAGATCGGCACCAGTCCGTCGACGACGTTCGTCCTCCCGCAGGAGCTCACCTCGCTCGTCGGTCGGTACGGCAAGCAGCTGTCGGGCAGCGACGTGAGCGAACCGACGCCGAGACTCGACTCGCAGTCGTTCGACGAGGAGACCCGCGAAATGCTCGGTCTCGACGACGTCGAGGAGATTCTCGACGACATCGGCAACGGCGACCGCGAGCAGATAGTTGAAGTCGTGCCGGAGGAGACCGAACGGAACTGA
- a CDS encoding ribonucleotide-diphosphate reductase subunit beta — protein sequence MPILNDDSQHDPNKILPIEYDWAREYYKAGVANNWVPEEVPMQDDVSQWRGDELTEAERQLVEWNLGFFSTAESLTANNIVLAVYDYVTAPECRQYLLRQAYEEAIHTDTFIYCCDSLGFDPEYLYGMYDRVPSIEEKDAFVVDLTRAADDPDFTIETDDDLRAFLRDLVGFYVIMEGIFFYAGFAMMLALKRQGKMVGVGEQFEYIMRDESLHLNFGVDLVNAIRDENPGVWTEAFEAEIRELVVEAVELEQIYAEEACPSDLFGMNAEQFAEYVEYVADRRLGQLRMDAEFGTENPFPWMSEQVDLNKEKNFFETQVTEYQSGGSLDW from the coding sequence ATGCCGATACTCAACGACGACAGCCAGCACGACCCGAACAAGATACTGCCCATCGAGTACGACTGGGCCCGCGAGTACTACAAGGCGGGCGTCGCCAACAACTGGGTGCCCGAGGAGGTGCCGATGCAGGACGACGTCTCCCAGTGGCGCGGCGACGAACTCACAGAAGCGGAACGACAACTCGTCGAGTGGAACCTCGGGTTCTTCTCGACGGCGGAGTCGCTGACGGCGAACAACATCGTCCTCGCCGTCTACGACTACGTCACCGCCCCCGAGTGCCGCCAGTACCTCCTGCGACAAGCCTACGAGGAGGCTATCCATACGGACACGTTCATCTACTGCTGCGACAGCCTCGGCTTCGACCCCGAGTACCTGTACGGCATGTACGACCGCGTCCCAAGCATCGAGGAGAAAGACGCGTTCGTCGTCGACCTGACGCGCGCCGCTGACGACCCCGACTTCACCATCGAGACGGACGACGACCTCCGGGCGTTCCTCCGCGACCTCGTCGGCTTCTACGTCATCATGGAGGGCATCTTCTTCTACGCGGGCTTCGCGATGATGCTCGCGCTCAAGCGACAGGGGAAGATGGTCGGCGTCGGCGAGCAGTTCGAGTACATCATGCGCGACGAGTCGCTGCATCTCAACTTCGGCGTCGACCTCGTCAACGCGATCCGCGACGAGAACCCCGGTGTCTGGACCGAGGCGTTCGAAGCCGAGATTCGAGAACTCGTCGTCGAGGCGGTCGAACTGGAGCAGATATACGCCGAGGAGGCGTGCCCGTCCGACCTCTTCGGGATGAATGCCGAGCAGTTCGCCGAGTACGTCGAGTACGTCGCCGACCGACGCCTCGGTCAACTCCGGATGGACGCCGAGTTCGGCACCGAAAATCCGTTTCCGTGGATGTCCGAGCAGGTCGACCTCAACAAGGAGAAGAACTTCTTCGAGACGCAGGTGACCGAGTATCAGTCGGGCGGGTCGCTCGACTGGTAG
- a CDS encoding ribonucleoside-diphosphate reductase subunit alpha: protein MSQTTDAHAETVRSVLEDACRDRDAVDDVDRLVDAAERKLYDGASVDERYKAVVDVLTARTERDPAFDAAAADAFRRRYYRRLLDADLRGDALDAAYRESFREGIERGVAEELLDDRMLAYDLDELAETLVLDRDEEFGYMAMETLEKRYFLRTNDGECLELPQSFWMRVAMGVALRELPEERTERAKEFYELLSTLRFVHSTPTLFHAGTTHPQLSSCYLTTVDDDLDDIFDAYGEHAKLSKWSGGLGNDWTNVRATGALIESTGVESTGVVPFLKISNDVTVAINRSGKRRGAACAYLECWHMDFPAFVDLRRNTGDERRRTHDMNTAAWIPDLFMKRVEADEQWTLFSPDEVPELHGTYGREFEELYREYEAKADAGELRQYERVDAADLWRTMLTRLFETGHPWLTFKDPCNVRSPQDHAGAVNSSNLCTEITLNTSEDETAVCNLGSVNLARHVADDADGAGALDRERLADTVGTAMRMLDNVVDLNFYPTEAAERSNLRHRPVGLGVMGFHEALVDCGVSMAFEDAVSFADEAMEFVAYHAVLGSSRLAREREPYDSYEGSKWDRGLFPQDTVELLEVERDREIPVNVTETLDWGRVREHVAEHGMRNSNTMAVAPTATISTIAGTTPSIEPRYSNLYVKSNMSGDFTVVNETLVEQLKDRDLWGPELLDRIKYHDGSIQEIDAIPESLRELHRSAFEIDPRHQLRLSAQRAVWVDQSQSHNVFFPSTDGTLLDDVYRTAWELGLKTTYYLRTLGASQIEKSTLDMAEYDDTQLRGDESGNDADGGDGDADDGNEWASDDACDLPSVEDPTCDACQ from the coding sequence ATGAGCCAGACTACCGACGCACACGCAGAGACCGTCCGTTCGGTGCTCGAAGACGCCTGTCGCGACCGCGACGCCGTCGACGATGTCGACCGCCTCGTCGACGCCGCCGAGCGAAAACTGTACGACGGCGCGTCAGTCGATGAACGCTACAAAGCCGTCGTCGACGTGTTGACCGCCCGAACCGAGCGCGACCCGGCGTTCGACGCCGCGGCGGCCGACGCGTTCCGACGACGCTACTACCGTCGACTGCTCGACGCCGACCTTCGTGGCGACGCGCTCGACGCCGCCTACCGCGAGTCGTTCCGCGAGGGCATCGAGCGCGGCGTCGCCGAAGAGTTGCTCGACGACCGCATGCTCGCCTACGACCTCGACGAACTCGCGGAGACGCTCGTTCTCGACCGCGACGAGGAGTTCGGTTACATGGCGATGGAGACGCTCGAAAAGCGCTACTTTCTCCGGACGAACGACGGCGAGTGCCTCGAACTGCCGCAGTCGTTCTGGATGCGCGTCGCGATGGGCGTCGCGCTGCGCGAACTCCCCGAGGAGCGCACCGAGCGCGCGAAGGAGTTCTACGAACTGCTGTCGACGCTGCGGTTCGTCCACTCGACGCCGACGCTGTTTCACGCCGGGACGACCCACCCCCAGCTCTCCTCGTGCTATCTGACGACGGTCGACGACGATCTCGACGACATCTTCGACGCCTACGGCGAACACGCGAAGCTCTCGAAGTGGTCCGGCGGCCTCGGCAACGACTGGACGAACGTCCGCGCGACCGGCGCGCTCATCGAGTCGACCGGCGTCGAGTCGACCGGAGTCGTCCCCTTTCTGAAGATCTCGAACGACGTGACCGTGGCCATCAACCGCTCCGGAAAGCGCCGCGGTGCGGCCTGCGCTTACCTCGAGTGCTGGCACATGGACTTCCCGGCGTTCGTCGACCTCCGGCGCAACACCGGCGACGAGCGACGCCGCACCCACGACATGAACACAGCGGCGTGGATTCCCGACCTGTTCATGAAACGCGTCGAAGCCGACGAGCAGTGGACGCTGTTCTCGCCCGACGAGGTGCCCGAACTGCACGGCACATACGGTCGGGAATTCGAGGAGCTCTACCGCGAGTACGAGGCGAAAGCCGACGCGGGCGAGCTGCGGCAGTACGAGCGCGTCGACGCCGCCGATCTCTGGCGGACGATGCTCACCCGGCTGTTCGAGACGGGCCACCCGTGGCTGACGTTCAAAGACCCGTGCAACGTCCGGTCGCCGCAGGATCACGCGGGCGCCGTTAACTCATCGAACCTCTGCACCGAGATCACGCTCAACACCTCCGAGGACGAGACCGCCGTCTGCAACCTCGGTTCGGTGAACCTCGCGCGGCACGTCGCGGACGACGCCGACGGCGCGGGAGCGCTCGACCGCGAGCGCCTCGCTGACACCGTTGGAACGGCGATGCGGATGCTCGACAACGTCGTCGACCTGAACTTCTACCCGACCGAAGCGGCCGAACGTTCGAACTTGCGGCACCGCCCGGTCGGCCTCGGCGTGATGGGCTTCCACGAGGCGCTCGTAGACTGCGGCGTGTCGATGGCCTTCGAAGACGCCGTCTCGTTCGCCGACGAGGCGATGGAGTTCGTCGCCTACCACGCCGTCCTCGGCTCCTCACGGCTCGCCCGCGAGCGCGAACCGTACGACAGCTACGAGGGATCGAAGTGGGACCGCGGGCTGTTCCCGCAGGACACGGTCGAACTCCTCGAAGTAGAGCGCGACCGCGAGATACCCGTCAACGTGACGGAGACGCTTGACTGGGGGCGCGTCCGCGAGCACGTCGCCGAACACGGGATGCGAAACTCGAACACAATGGCCGTCGCGCCGACGGCGACCATCTCGACCATCGCCGGGACGACGCCGTCCATCGAACCGCGCTACTCGAACCTCTACGTGAAGTCGAACATGTCCGGCGACTTCACCGTCGTCAACGAGACGCTCGTCGAACAACTGAAGGACCGCGACCTCTGGGGTCCCGAACTGCTCGACCGCATCAAGTACCACGACGGCTCGATTCAGGAGATAGACGCGATTCCGGAGTCGCTGCGCGAACTTCACCGGAGCGCATTCGAGATAGACCCGCGTCACCAGCTTCGACTGTCGGCGCAGCGCGCCGTCTGGGTCGACCAGAGCCAGTCGCACAACGTCTTCTTCCCCTCGACGGACGGGACGCTGCTCGACGACGTTTACCGGACCGCATGGGAACTCGGGCTGAAGACGACCTACTACCTGCGGACGCTCGGCGCGAGCCAGATAGAGAAGTCGACGCTCGACATGGCCGAGTACGACGACACCCAACTGCGCGGCGACGAGTCTGGAAACGACGCCGACGGAGGCGACGGTGACGCCGACGACGGCAACGAGTGGGCGTCCGATGACGCCTGCGACCTCCCGAGCGTCGAGGACCCCACCTGCGACGCCTGCCAGTAG
- a CDS encoding GNAT family N-acetyltransferase codes for MEIRPANADDIEAIQRVARRSWEATYRDILGAETVAETVSEWYSEEALSDVLGKPGTAFLAAEKESEVVGFCHGVVEAEQGDIVRLYVDPDHWRDGVGSALYERLRSDLEDFNMHRLEAIVLADNEMGNEFYRNLGFEKTGEGEVTMRGETYGENVYRKRLSAT; via the coding sequence ATGGAGATACGACCGGCCAACGCCGATGACATCGAGGCGATACAGCGCGTCGCCCGGCGGTCGTGGGAGGCGACGTACCGCGACATCCTCGGCGCGGAGACGGTGGCGGAGACCGTCTCGGAGTGGTACTCCGAGGAGGCGCTTTCGGATGTGCTCGGCAAACCGGGGACGGCGTTTCTGGCCGCCGAGAAAGAGAGCGAGGTAGTCGGCTTCTGTCACGGCGTCGTCGAGGCCGAGCAGGGCGACATCGTCCGTCTCTACGTCGACCCGGACCACTGGCGCGACGGCGTCGGCTCCGCGCTGTACGAACGCCTCCGCTCGGACCTCGAAGATTTCAACATGCACCGACTGGAGGCTATCGTCCTCGCGGACAACGAGATGGGCAACGAGTTCTACCGCAATCTCGGCTTCGAGAAGACGGGGGAGGGTGAGGTGACGATGCGTGGAGAGACGTACGGCGAGAACGTCTACCGGAAGCGACTCTCGGCGACGTAG